In Mixophyes fleayi isolate aMixFle1 chromosome 4, aMixFle1.hap1, whole genome shotgun sequence, the following proteins share a genomic window:
- the LOC142150169 gene encoding protocadherin gamma-C5-like, whose protein sequence is MDFQKYWNAWIWQVLYLFSLGCWERVCAQLYYTMVEESEPGTLIGNVARDLGLNAEQISERRLRLGSEESRRYFVIRLENGDLLLNEKIDRESLCGFSSSCLLPVELIIEKPLELFRLVIEILDINDNSPHFVNNERLIKFAELAAPGLRFPLENAIDRDVGTNAVSSYQLNPSQYFSLNVIQLKDGKIFPELVLENALDREEIAEHHLILTALDGGHPAKSGTTKITVHVLDNNDNPPSFDQPVYKTSLLENNLPGTLLIKLNATDMDEGLNSEIEYFFEDHTFKSVGKLFTLDPLTGEIHVQRSIDFEESSFYEIYVRARDKGVPVMEGHCVIQVEIEDSNDNAPEIFVTSLENSVPENTAIGTVVGLFNIIDRDSEKNGEVQLEITPGIPFKFKSFENHYSLITDGVLDREIKPQYTINLVAIDLGSPPMYTKRTMVLNVSDVNDNYPIFSHHSFNAYIYENNVPGILLCTLYANDADEGENSQLTFSLSESYIAGSPISSYVYINAYNGNVYAQRSFNYEHIQLLEITVFVEDGGSPKLKSNATLYIFILDQNDNYPKILYPVLTREAIEHQRIPRPVSAGYLVTKVTAVDLDSGYNAWLSYSILEASDPSMFRVAPHTGEIRMMRSLLESDESLYTILVLVRDNGEPALSSTATIFVSFEEFVHDEAPNSQDYLTDHNKQSDVTLYLIISLASVSTVFLITFIVVTVKCLRTKTTQSICNSLGAAEMNDFQCHHQPTLQLNSDGTLKYMEVKTLTRPTNQCYSACLSPALERTDFTFLRPLDFPQLKDILNDEESFSINSAFSEVIQVRIHIQCT, encoded by the coding sequence ATGGACTTTCAGAAGTATTGGAATGCTTGGATATGGCAAGTATTGTATTTGTTTTCCCTTGGCTGCTGGGAAAGGGTCTGTGCACAGCTTTACTATACCATGGTAGAGGAATCTGAGCCCGGAACACTTATAGGAAATGTGGCTCGTGATTTGGGCTTGAATGCTGAACAAATCTCTGAACGGAGACTGAGACTGGGATCTGAAGAAAGCAGGAGGTATTTTGTTATTAGATTGGAGAACGGAGATCTGCTACTGAATGaaaagatagatagagagagtcTGTGTGGTTTTAGTTCAAGCTGCTTGCTGCCTGTAGAATTGATAATTGAAAAGCCATTAGAGCTGTTTCGTTTGGTTATTGAAATTTTGGATATAAATGATAATTCGCCTCATTTTGTAAATAATGAGCGACTTATTAAATTTGCTGAGCTAGCAGCCCCAGGGCTGAGGTTCCCTTTGGAAAATGCCATTGACCGAGATGTTGGTACTAATGCTGTAAGCTCCTATCAGTTGAACCCAAGCCAGTATTTTTCACTGAATGTCATACAATTAAAAGATGGCAAGATTTTTCCTGAATTAGTCTTAGAAAATGCTTTAGATAGAGAGGAAATAGCAGAGCATCACCTGATACTGACCGCTTTAGACGGTGGCCATCCAGCTAAATCAGGAACTACCAAAATTACTGTGCATGTTTTGGATAACAATGACAATCCTCCTTCATTCGATCAACCAGTGTATAAGACCAGTTTATTAGAAAATAATCTGCCAGGGACTTTATTAATTAAACTTAATGCTACAGATATGGATGAGGGTCTAAACAGTGAAATTGAGTATTTTTTTGAAGACCACACCTTCAAATCTGTAGGAAAGTTGTTTACACTTGATCCACTTACTGGTGAGATTCATGTCCAAAGAAGTATTGATTTTGAGGAATCTAGTTTCTATGAAATCTATGTAAGAGCAAGAGATAAAGGTGTTCCAGTAATGGAAGGACATTGTGTTATTCAAGTGGAAATTGAAGATTCTAATGATAATGCTCCTGAAATTTTTGTGACTTCCCTGGAGAATTCAGTTCCAGAAAATACAGCAATTGGCACAGTAGTTGGACTGTTTAATATAATTGACCGAGATTCTGAAAAGAATGGAGAAGTGCAGTTAGAAATAACACCAGGGATTCCATTTAAATTTAAATCCTTTGAAAATCACTATTCTTTGATTACAGATGGAGTATTAGATAGGGAAATTAAACCGCAGTACACTATCAACTTAGTTGCCATAGACTTAGGTTCTCCACCAATGTACACAAAAAGGACAATGGTTCTCAATGTTTCAGATGTCAATGATAATTATCCAATTTTTTCACATCATTCTTTCAATGCTTACATTTACGAGAATAATGTTCCAGGAATTTTACTTTGTACCTTATATGCTAACGATGCGGATGAAGGAGAGAATTCCCAACTAACGTTCTCTCTATCAGAATCATATATAGCAGGATCTCCAATATCTtcctatgtatatataaatgcataCAATGGCAATGTTTATGCTCAGCGATCCTTCAATTATGAACATATTCAGCTTTTAGAAATCACTGTTTTTGTTGAAGATGGAGGTTCACcaaaattaaaatcaaatgctactctttatatatttattttagaccaaaatgaTAACTACCCCAAAATTTTGTACCCTGTTTTGACTCGAGAGGCCATTGAGCATCAAAGAATACCTCGCCCTGTGTCTGCCGGTTATTTGGTAACCAAAGTAACAGCTGTAGATTTGGATTCAGGTTATAATGCATGGCTGTCTTACAGTATCTTAGAAGCCTCTGATCCTTCCATGTTTAGAGTTGCTCCACATACAGGAGAAATCAGAATGATGAGAAGTTTACTTGAGTCAGATGAAAGCCTGTATACCATTTTGGTTCTTGTTAGAGATAATGGAGAGCCAGCCTTATCAAGCACAGCTACTATCTTTGTATCATTTGAAGAGTTTGTTCATGATGAAGCACCTAACTCCCAGGATTACCTGACAGATCACAACAAACAATcagatgtgactttatatttaataatatcccTAGCATCTGTCAGCACAGTGTTTCTCATCACATTCATTGTTGTGACTGTCAAGTGTTTAAGGACAAAGACTACCCAAAGTATCTGCAACTCTCTGGGTGCAGCTGAAATGAATGATTTTCAGTGTCACCACCAGCCAACTCTCCAGCTCAATTCAGATGGTACCTTAAAGTATATGGAGGTAAAGACATTAACTAGACCAACAAATCAATGTTACAGTGCTTGCCTTTCACCAGCCTTAGAGAGAACTGATTTCACCTTTTTGAGGCCTTTGGATTTTCCTCAACTAAAGGACATTTTGAATGATGAGGAGTCTTTTTCCATCAACAGTGCCTTCAGTGAAGTCATCCAGGTGAGGATCCACATTCAATGCACGTAG